In Streptomyces chartreusis NRRL 3882, the following are encoded in one genomic region:
- a CDS encoding mycoredoxin: MLGTVTMYSTTWCGYCRRLKSQMDREGIAYTEINIEQDPESAAFVEKANGGNQTVPTVLFPDGSTLTNPSLAQVKQKIGA, from the coding sequence ATGCTGGGCACTGTCACGATGTACAGCACCACCTGGTGCGGTTACTGCCGTCGGCTGAAGAGCCAGATGGACCGCGAGGGCATCGCTTACACCGAGATCAACATCGAGCAGGACCCGGAGTCCGCCGCGTTCGTGGAGAAGGCGAATGGCGGAAACCAGACGGTGCCCACCGTTCTGTTCCCGGACGGCTCCACCCTCACCAACCCGTCGCTGGCTCAGGTGAAGCAGAAGATCGGCGCGTAG